One Melospiza georgiana isolate bMelGeo1 chromosome 25, bMelGeo1.pri, whole genome shotgun sequence genomic window, CGGTTCGGAGTCGACGTCCCTGGATCCCCGGCTGGCCCGTGATCCGCGGATGCACAAGGTCAGCGAAGGCGCCCATCCCGGCCCCTCCCTGGCTGGAGCCAAGCTGGATTTGCACCACGCCCACGCCGGAGTGAAGGTCAAGCAGAAAGGGCTGGATGATGATAAAGAGGACTCGGAGAGGGAGCTAAGGGAACGAGCTTTCCTCATTCCCTTGGAGCCTCTGCCGGGCGTCACGTTACGGGATCCCCGCTCCCAGCTGCGGCAGTTTAGCCACATTAAGATAGATGTGACCCTGATGAAACCCAACTTTGCCAAGCACATTGTGTGGGACTAATTGGATTTCTTTGTGGAGGTTGTGATAGAAAATTTTGGAACGTACAAAGTTGTTTACTAGACCTCCAATGTTATGAGTGTAGCTACAAAGAAGCAAGGGAAAACGACCACTATTTGGCCTTAGAGAAATTCGCCAACAGACCCATTTTAGAGGCTAGGGAATTGTTTGAAGCTCCCGAACAAATTGTATTAGGGTGGTGCCATTGGAAAGTACACCGCTGGCTACAATATTGTTTGAAACTTGTTAGTGGATGTCTAAGGTTTTATCAACCCGTTGCTATTCTTCTGTCCCACGACATCCACTAACAAGTGACCAAATTGGACCCTTAGAGATTTAGACACTGAACTAGAAAAGGTTATTTTACGGGTAGAACAAATTCACATCAAGCAACGAGAGcgccaaaagaaacaaaattgacAGCTAGACATCATGACCCCGACTCCACCTCAAACCTTTACAAATAGGGATGGACGTCAAGATTCTCAAAGCAATGCTTGCACACCCTGAAGTAAAGAAATTGGTGCAAAAGGTGAATCAAACAACTAAACGAATGGTATGGCAGATAGAACACAATtcagaaagaataaagaatgtCCTGACTGAAGTAGAACAAGTAGGCCAGCATCACTGGTGGGACATCTTTACAGGATATTCCCCAACATCTACACAGGTCTTCCATTACCTGGTGCACCCAATGCTAATAGTAATTGTAGCTTTGTTATTACTAACTCTTACAAACATTTGTTTGTGGTGGAGACTAAGGAGCATAATGAAAAAGACCCAAATGATTTGGGCAATGGTACGAGCCTATCAGCGTCCTGTAGGACCCGAACTTGACGAAAGAATTCGtaagttacaagaaaaaggggggaaatgaagCCCTAAAGCAGATAGCCTTCCAGAAGTAATGGGTTAAAACATGGAATGAGAGGCATGGAAAGAAGGGCCTAGCACTAGAACACACggagaaagcacagcactaggaaaacagagcaacaaATTAGATAAGAGGTAGAGCATCATGACAGGGGAAGAGATAGGTATAGGAGAAACTAATGGGCTAAGCAGGTTTAGAGCCAGCAATGTCGAAACGACCCTAAGGGTTTTGCCAAGCCACGGGATCTAAGCCAAATACACCGGgaattgaccaaattaggaaaggagttcaaaagtttaaagaggaagactcatcGGAAAGACCCCGTCTATGatgaaggcaacaggaacgaccacctgaaaattccccaaaagagATGTCTCCACCTACGCTCCGCCCGCGCTCCGCCTACAccacgccccatatgaatatgcatgattATGTATctgatctgatgtaatcctataCCCAAAATTGTATATAAGGCTTGCTTTTGCTATGtgaactcagaaatccattttgtgatttctccgacgcgtcgctaataaaaatacctcctgcttaatTGACTTAAGCTGAGTCTGATTAGGCAGTCACTCTGCCTGTTTGGGGCAAAATTTGGCATCAAAGGGCACGGTGCCCCGTTCTTCTTCTCCTTGGGCTCAGTGTAGCACACAGCAAACAACAGCTGTGAAAACAGCAACTGAACACTGTGCTCTGGGGTCTCTGGGTCTTGTGGCATGTGACTTTCTCCTACAGAGGAGATGGGGGGCGggggtcttctcttcagtggtcctCAAATGACaatcgtgaggcagatgagggaaaattctgaCAGACTCTCCCAAGCCACCACCCTTTGTATCCCTCCCTTTGCCCAAACCCCTCCCCATCACCCCCAATAAACGGCCCCGAGCCCAACTGGGAAGctttactgggagcactgggagcaggcacTGGGCGGGGGCAGAGCgccagcggggctgggggggacacgggaccccccaaaatcagcGGAGCGGGGACGGAGCGGGGGGTTCTGGCCGGGCCCGAGCCCACGGGGAGGGGCTGCGGCCGCTGCCggctcaggagctctgtgggcagagaAAAGGGGGTGACACCGGGCTGGGGGCCCCGGCGGGAGCGCACACGCTCCGCCACGGCGGGGATGCCACCCCCGGCACCCGCCCTGACCTTCTTGCGCAGGGAGAAGCCGAGCCCCAGCGCCAGGAAGACGAAGCCAAAGACGAAGCCCCCGATGCCCGTCAGCATCTTGCTGCGGGCGGCGTCCGGCGGCATCTGTGGGGGGtccgcagggctcagcacccccaAAACCTCTCAACGACACCCCGAGCTCCTCCGAGCGCCCTCCCTGTGgcccccagctcagccaggacCCCCTGAAACCTACCCCCGATCCCTTCTTGGCCTGGCCAGGAGCCACCAAAGCCCCTCCCGTCCCCCtcagcatcccacagccccctcccagttgcccccagcgCCGCAGGACCCCCACAGCCTCTCTCAGTCCcttggcagccccagcaggactcagccagagccctcccaggctgtgcccagcacaacTGAGCTCATGGCGAGCCCCGCTTTGCCATCGCCGATCCCCTTCCAGCCCCTCCGGGCTCGCTGCGATCCCTCCCAGTCAcagccagcacccccaaacccctcccagtcacacccagcacccccaaactccctcccagtcacacccagcacccccaaactccctcccagtgcccaccaGGATCCCCCCAAGCCCATCCCACCCTCCTCAGcatcccccaaacccctgcccagcccttgcccagcccccagcccctctcccagtTCCAGCCcggctctctccagctccctcccagtggctcccagcacagcccagcgcCTCTGCCAGCGCCCCCAGGGGCTCCCCCGTACCCCAGTGCCgcctcaggggctgctccaggctgacgTGCTCCACCTGGCAGCTGTAGCTGAGCCCGCGCCGGGGCGGcgtttccagcagcaccagcagctggtaGGTCCAGTCCCCGTTGGGGACCACGTCGGTGGCCACCACGTGCTCCgagagctcctgctggccctggaacCACCTCacctggatggcagcagggtagaaatccatcacggagcagagcaggcggccggggccaggctgggagctcgAGGGGGGCACCAGCGAGATGGACAcgctgggggacactgggagagacagagaaagagagcagggacacactgggatcAGCTGCGGGGCgctgggagagagaggggagggctgggctgggctggagagggaGTGGGAACGGACTGAAATGTACTCGGAGTGACAGGGAATGGATTGGGGAATGTGgtgggagggactgggaatgtgctgggaGGGAGTGGCAGAGACTGGGAGGGAGTTGGGTGACACACAGaggtgggaaggaatgggggaactgggagagAGGGTGGAGGTCTAAGAGTGAACTGTGAATGAACTGGGAGGAGACTGGGAATGgactgggagagactggggaGGAACTGGGCATGGTCTTGGAGGGACTGGAATGGCACTGGGAGGGATcttggtggcactgggaggaactgggcaTGAAGTGCGCGGCACTGGGAGGTCGAGTCCGGCGCGAGGCACTCGGCGATGCG contains:
- the LOC131093437 gene encoding class II histocompatibility antigen, B-L beta chain-like; translated protein: MGRGAAAGALLVALVVLGAPPAAGAELLGVFQRMTKSECYFINGTEKVRYVQRSIYNRDQFIMFDSDVGHFVGFTPYGEKLAKRWNSNAVFMEDRRTAMDWFCRCWYKNFTFLTERRVSPSVSISLVPPSSSQPGPGRLLCSVMDFYPAAIQVRWFQGQQELSEHVVATDVVPNGDWTYQLLVLLETPPRRGLSYSCQVEHVSLEQPLRRHWEMPPDAARSKMLTGIGGFVFGFVFLALGLGFSLRKKSS